A stretch of Candidatus Omnitrophota bacterium DNA encodes these proteins:
- the dapF gene encoding diaminopimelate epimerase: MAKSLKFTKMAGAGNDFLVVDGRVKLDYKKLAPRVCDRTNGVGADGILILGPSSKADYRMRIINADGSEAEMCGNGARCMAAYIVRNRKPRKKLFSMETMAGIILAEAKGETAHVRLSDPRDYHPDLALKLGDRDIRVHYIDTGVPHTIIYVDGLETVGVREIAPGVRYHEQFKPRGTNVNFVEQIGQNLVAVRTYERGVEDETRACGTGSVAAGIVSYLKANPGVQNAKNARMRVRTASGEVLQVTFDLNNGQVSNVWLKGSAKLIAAGEYFL, from the coding sequence ATGGCAAAATCTCTTAAATTCACAAAGATGGCCGGGGCCGGCAATGATTTCCTCGTTGTTGACGGCCGGGTGAAACTGGATTACAAAAAGCTGGCGCCCCGGGTCTGCGACCGCACCAACGGCGTGGGCGCGGACGGAATTTTGATCCTCGGCCCGTCTTCCAAAGCCGATTACCGCATGCGGATCATCAACGCGGACGGCTCCGAGGCCGAAATGTGCGGAAACGGCGCGCGCTGCATGGCCGCGTATATCGTCCGCAACCGCAAACCGAGGAAAAAATTGTTTTCCATGGAAACGATGGCGGGAATCATCCTCGCCGAGGCCAAGGGAGAAACCGCTCACGTGCGGTTGAGCGATCCGCGGGATTACCACCCGGATCTGGCCCTCAAGCTCGGAGACCGGGATATCCGTGTGCACTACATCGATACCGGCGTGCCGCACACCATCATTTACGTGGACGGGCTGGAAACCGTCGGCGTGCGGGAGATCGCGCCTGGTGTCCGCTACCACGAACAATTCAAGCCCCGAGGGACCAACGTGAATTTTGTCGAACAGATCGGCCAAAACCTCGTGGCTGTGCGGACCTATGAACGGGGAGTGGAGGACGAAACCAGGGCCTGCGGGACAGGCAGCGTGGCGGCAGGGATCGTGTCTTATTTAAAAGCGAACCCCGGCGTCCAAAACGCAAAGAACGCCAGGATGCGGGTGCGGACCGCCAGCGGGGAAGTCCTGCAGGTGACGTTCGACCTGAACAACGGGCAGGTGTCCAACGTCTGGCTCAAGGGCAGCGCAAAACTCATCGCAGCGGGAGAATATTTCCTCTAA
- the dapA gene encoding 4-hydroxy-tetrahydrodipicolinate synthase, whose translation MIGGSIVAIATPFKNDKIDEKRLKELVAFQIKNGTNGIVPCGTTGESPTLSYDEHNHVIDICIEAAKGRVPIIAGTGSNSTSEAVMLTKHAARAGANAALVVSPYYNKPTQEGLYQHFKAIADSVKIPVILYNIAGRTAVNIEPSTVARLANDCTNIIGVKEASGSLDQMQMIKHLCPPNFILLSGDDTLTLPILSIGGAGVISVAANIIPQDIAKLIHLYRSGHLKEAQKMHYRMLPLFKALFLETNPIPVKTAMGIMGLCSEGLRLPLCPMSGQNRAKLKAALMEYGLLRKKGKKTAADAEPAAAQN comes from the coding sequence ATGATCGGCGGATCCATCGTAGCCATCGCAACACCTTTCAAAAACGACAAGATTGATGAAAAGAGGTTGAAGGAGCTGGTCGCGTTCCAGATCAAAAACGGGACCAACGGGATCGTCCCCTGCGGCACGACCGGGGAATCGCCCACGCTCTCCTATGACGAGCACAACCACGTCATCGACATCTGCATCGAAGCCGCGAAGGGACGCGTGCCCATCATCGCCGGGACAGGGTCCAACTCTACTTCCGAGGCCGTCATGCTGACCAAGCACGCGGCCCGGGCCGGGGCCAACGCCGCGCTGGTCGTCAGCCCGTACTATAACAAACCGACCCAGGAAGGCCTTTACCAGCATTTCAAGGCGATCGCCGACTCTGTCAAGATCCCGGTCATCCTGTACAATATCGCCGGGCGCACCGCGGTCAACATCGAACCCTCCACGGTCGCGCGCCTGGCCAATGATTGCACGAACATCATCGGGGTCAAAGAGGCCTCCGGCTCCCTGGACCAGATGCAGATGATCAAGCACCTCTGCCCGCCGAATTTTATCCTGCTGTCCGGCGATGACACCCTGACCCTGCCGATCCTGAGCATCGGAGGGGCCGGGGTCATTTCCGTCGCGGCCAATATCATCCCGCAGGACATCGCCAAGCTCATCCACCTCTATCGCAGCGGGCATCTCAAGGAAGCCCAGAAAATGCATTACCGGATGCTGCCCTTGTTCAAGGCCCTGTTCCTGGAGACCAACCCCATCCCGGTCAAGACCGCCATGGGAATCATGGGGCTGTGCTCCGAGGGACTGCGACTTCCGTTGTGCCCCATGTCCGGGCAGAATCGCGCCAAACTCAAGGCCGCGCTCATGGAATACGGTCTGTTGCGAAAAAAGGGCAAAAAAACGGCCGCGGACGCTGAACCCGCCGCTGCCCAGAATTGA
- a CDS encoding LL-diaminopimelate aminotransferase — MTETATGFNIEFSDRLKELPPYLFVEIDQAKRKARAEGRDIIDLGVGDPDTPTLPHIVAAMQKAVADPANHRYAFDAGLPELRKEIAVWFKNRFQTDLDPNAEILPLIGSKEGLAHLPLGIVNPKDKVILTDPAYPAYRPSISFAGGKIVSVPMKEGNDFLPDLKKIAEIKDAKVMYVNYPNNPTAAVAPKSFYQELVALAKEKGIILVSDMAYSEIYYEGKKPVSILEIDGARDVAVEFHSFSKTYNMTGWRIGWACGNSKLVAALAKVKSNFDSGIFQAVQVAAITALHTDEREINDLRTMYEERRDCLINGLRSIGWKIPPPPAAFYVWARVPKGFNDSMETAKAFLEKADIVATPGVGFGPNGEGFIRMSITVPKERLTEAVGRLGKIL; from the coding sequence ATGACCGAAACAGCAACGGGTTTCAATATCGAATTTTCCGACCGGCTGAAAGAACTTCCGCCGTATCTGTTCGTCGAAATCGACCAGGCCAAACGCAAGGCGCGCGCCGAAGGCCGGGACATCATTGACTTGGGCGTCGGCGATCCCGACACCCCGACGCTCCCGCACATCGTCGCGGCCATGCAGAAAGCCGTTGCCGATCCGGCCAACCACCGTTACGCCTTTGACGCCGGGCTCCCGGAGCTCCGCAAGGAAATCGCCGTCTGGTTCAAAAACCGTTTCCAAACAGACCTGGACCCCAACGCTGAAATTTTGCCGCTCATCGGTTCCAAGGAAGGGCTGGCCCACCTGCCCCTGGGGATCGTCAATCCCAAAGACAAGGTCATCCTGACCGACCCGGCCTATCCGGCCTACCGGCCGTCCATATCCTTTGCCGGAGGAAAAATCGTCAGCGTTCCCATGAAGGAAGGGAACGATTTCCTGCCGGACCTCAAGAAAATCGCCGAGATCAAGGACGCCAAGGTCATGTATGTCAATTATCCGAACAATCCCACGGCCGCCGTGGCCCCAAAATCTTTTTACCAGGAACTCGTTGCCCTGGCCAAAGAGAAGGGCATTATTCTGGTCTCGGACATGGCGTACTCCGAGATCTATTACGAAGGCAAAAAACCGGTCAGCATCCTGGAGATTGACGGGGCCAGGGACGTGGCCGTTGAGTTCCACTCCTTTTCCAAGACGTATAACATGACCGGCTGGCGCATCGGCTGGGCGTGCGGCAACAGCAAACTGGTGGCCGCCCTGGCCAAAGTGAAATCCAATTTCGATTCCGGCATTTTTCAGGCCGTCCAGGTCGCCGCAATCACGGCCCTGCACACGGACGAAAGGGAGATCAACGACCTGCGGACCATGTACGAAGAGCGCCGGGACTGCCTTATCAACGGGCTGAGGAGCATCGGCTGGAAAATCCCGCCGCCCCCGGCCGCGTTCTACGTCTGGGCCCGGGTCCCCAAAGGCTTCAACGATTCCATGGAAACCGCGAAGGCCTTTTTGGAAAAGGCGGACATCGTGGCGACCCCTGGCGTCGGCTTCGGGCCGAACGGGGAAGGGTTTATCCGGATGTCCATCACCGTTCCCAAAGAACGCCTGACCGAAGCCGTCGGCCGTCTGGGCAAAATCCTTTGA
- a CDS encoding DUF108 domain-containing protein: MKPSQKVAVGIVGCGAIGSRIAKSVTRELKSFCRLTALYDIDLTRAGMLERNLRARGIVKRSFAQLLNNCDLMVEAVSAPVTRPLIRQALSSGKNVLAMSVGKLLNAQDLFALASRKGCKILIPSGAIAGIDALKAAGLVPIQSITLTTRKPVSGFANNPYIKKHGIDLAQIRGETVLFEGGVAAAVKAFPQNINVAATLALASRAANKLTIRILTSPDYQTNSHEIEVTGESGRITTRTDNVVCPDNPKTSYLAVLSGIQTLREFCLGARIGT; this comes from the coding sequence ATGAAGCCGTCACAAAAAGTCGCGGTTGGCATTGTCGGTTGCGGGGCAATCGGCTCCCGCATCGCAAAAAGCGTGACCAGGGAGCTGAAAAGCTTCTGCCGTCTCACCGCCCTTTATGATATTGATCTCACGCGGGCCGGCATGCTGGAGCGCAACCTCAGGGCCCGGGGCATCGTCAAAAGGTCTTTCGCTCAACTTTTGAATAACTGCGATCTGATGGTGGAGGCGGTCAGCGCGCCGGTGACCCGGCCCCTGATCCGGCAGGCGCTGTCCTCCGGGAAGAACGTCCTGGCGATGAGCGTGGGAAAGCTTCTGAACGCGCAGGACCTCTTTGCCCTGGCCTCGCGCAAAGGGTGCAAGATCCTGATCCCTTCCGGGGCCATCGCCGGCATCGACGCGCTCAAAGCCGCCGGCCTTGTCCCGATCCAATCCATCACCCTCACCACCCGAAAACCCGTCAGCGGATTCGCCAATAACCCCTACATCAAAAAACACGGCATCGACCTGGCCCAGATCCGGGGAGAAACCGTGCTTTTTGAAGGGGGAGTGGCCGCCGCCGTAAAGGCCTTTCCCCAGAACATCAACGTGGCCGCCACCCTGGCCTTGGCCAGCAGAGCCGCAAATAAACTGACCATCCGGATACTGACATCGCCGGACTATCAAACCAATTCCCACGAAATCGAAGTGACAGGGGAATCGGGCCGGATCACCACCCGGACCGACAACGTGGTCTGCCCCGACAATCCCAAAACCAGTTACCTGGCGGTCCTGTCGGGGATCCAGACACTCAGGGAATTTTGCCTTGGAGCGCGCATCGGGACATAA
- the dapB gene encoding 4-hydroxy-tetrahydrodipicolinate reductase has product MIKLAVSGCQGRMGQRITSLALKDKTFKLSAMMESKGRPDVQNIWQGMPVHFDASALKGSDVLIEFTTPEATLEHLKACQKYGVKMVIGTTGMLPGQIAQVKKAAQKIPIVFSSNMSVGVNIVFSLIQKAAKATGKGYVITIKEAHHIHKKDAPSGTAKTMATLAEEAAGIKVADIQAIREGEIIGDHDITFDSAVDTITIRHHAKTRDIFAEGSLVAAKFLARKKKGLFSMQDVLGLK; this is encoded by the coding sequence ATGATCAAATTAGCCGTCAGCGGCTGTCAGGGACGAATGGGACAGAGGATCACATCGCTCGCCCTCAAAGACAAGACATTTAAACTATCCGCCATGATGGAAAGCAAAGGCCGGCCGGATGTCCAGAACATCTGGCAGGGGATGCCGGTGCACTTCGACGCGTCCGCTTTAAAGGGAAGCGATGTCCTGATCGAATTCACCACCCCCGAAGCCACGCTGGAGCACCTCAAGGCCTGCCAAAAGTACGGGGTCAAGATGGTCATCGGGACAACCGGCATGCTTCCCGGCCAGATCGCACAGGTCAAAAAGGCCGCGCAAAAAATCCCGATCGTCTTTTCCTCAAATATGTCGGTGGGGGTCAATATTGTCTTCAGCTTGATCCAGAAAGCCGCCAAGGCCACCGGCAAGGGCTACGTCATCACGATCAAGGAAGCGCACCACATCCATAAAAAAGACGCTCCGTCCGGGACCGCCAAGACCATGGCCACTCTCGCGGAAGAAGCCGCCGGGATCAAGGTAGCCGACATCCAGGCGATCCGCGAAGGGGAGATCATCGGCGACCATGACATCACGTTCGACAGCGCGGTTGACACGATCACCATCCGCCACCACGCCAAGACCCGCGACATTTTCGCCGAAGGGTCCCTGGTGGCGGCGAAGTTCCTCGCCCGCAAGAAAAAGGGGCTCTTCAGCATGCAGGATGTCCTCGGATTAAAATGA
- the panC gene encoding pantoate--beta-alanine ligase, whose translation MLITSSIPILRSAINKLKQQGRSIGFVPTMGALHEGHATLLRRSVRDNDATVLSIFVNPAQFSPQEDFRRYPRTQKKDVLLAKKTNVDIIFYPSVVGMYPAGFSTRVQVDGLSEGLCGALRPGHFRGVATVVAKLLNIVTPDVLYLGQKDAQQCAVIRRMVDDLNFPVRVQIEPTVRESDGLAMSSRNRYLTPNQRQKATGLYAALKAARAQIRAGERRASRIKALVREMLRRTSGRIDYVECVDAKNLKPCSSLQGDILIAVAVWFGRARLIDNIIVRIL comes from the coding sequence ATGCTCATCACCTCATCCATTCCCATACTGCGTTCAGCCATCAACAAATTGAAACAACAAGGGCGGAGCATCGGCTTTGTTCCGACAATGGGGGCCCTGCACGAAGGACACGCGACACTGCTGCGCCGCAGCGTCCGGGACAACGACGCGACGGTTTTGAGCATCTTTGTCAACCCCGCCCAATTCAGCCCCCAGGAAGATTTCCGCCGGTATCCCCGCACCCAGAAAAAAGATGTTTTATTGGCAAAAAAAACAAATGTTGATATAATATTTTATCCGTCGGTCGTCGGAATGTATCCGGCGGGATTCTCCACGCGGGTGCAGGTGGACGGTCTTTCTGAAGGGCTTTGCGGCGCGTTACGCCCCGGGCATTTCCGGGGGGTGGCAACGGTGGTCGCCAAACTTCTCAACATCGTGACTCCGGATGTTCTGTACCTGGGCCAGAAAGACGCCCAGCAGTGCGCGGTCATCCGGCGCATGGTGGACGACCTGAATTTCCCGGTCCGCGTCCAGATCGAGCCGACGGTCCGCGAATCTGACGGGCTGGCGATGAGTTCGCGCAACCGATACCTGACCCCAAACCAGCGGCAGAAAGCCACGGGACTGTACGCCGCGCTGAAGGCGGCCCGCGCGCAGATCCGGGCAGGAGAACGCAGGGCGTCCCGCATCAAAGCCCTGGTCCGGGAGATGCTCCGCAGAACATCAGGCCGGATCGATTACGTAGAGTGTGTGGATGCGAAAAATTTAAAACCCTGTTCAAGTCTTCAGGGTGATATCCTCATCGCCGTGGCCGTCTGGTTCGGCCGGGCGAGGTTGATCGACAATATCATTGTCAGAATTCTTTAA
- the folK gene encoding 2-amino-4-hydroxy-6-hydroxymethyldihydropteridine diphosphokinase: protein MATVFLGLGSNLGDRRDNILRAVEELKAQGIALDALSTIIETDPVGGPLQGKFLNAVARTSTTLSPQEVLKAIHSVEKSLGRVRTVRDGPRTIDIDILLYDDLKIQTKKLTVPHPRMQERDFVMKPLGEIAPERAGKILSRLKK, encoded by the coding sequence TTGGCTACTGTTTTCCTCGGCTTGGGATCCAATCTCGGCGACCGGAGGGACAACATCCTGCGGGCCGTGGAGGAATTGAAAGCCCAGGGGATCGCCCTGGACGCCCTGTCCACGATCATCGAGACCGACCCTGTCGGAGGCCCGCTCCAGGGAAAATTCCTCAACGCTGTCGCGAGAACCTCCACTACACTGTCTCCCCAAGAAGTCCTCAAAGCCATTCATTCTGTCGAGAAATCGCTCGGCCGCGTCCGCACCGTCAGGGACGGCCCCCGGACGATCGACATCGACATCCTGCTTTACGACGATTTAAAAATCCAAACCAAGAAATTAACCGTGCCGCATCCGCGGATGCAGGAGAGGGACTTTGTCATGAAGCCGCTGGGGGAGATCGCGCCGGAGAGGGCGGGAAAAATTCTAAGCAGACTGAAAAAATAG